In Acidianus brierleyi, one genomic interval encodes:
- a CDS encoding AMP-binding protein — protein sequence MEIDLRELQFSTYEELINKFNWNIPQNFNIGEAILDRNNEDSTAIYYEDEEGNKASYTFKELKSFSDSLIKLLTEKIGIKKGDVLGVFLQPRVETILTILSIYRLGGITLSISPLMGTEAVEYRIKHSEAKAIVMEGSKKDIREKLNNIKIILVNDEAKRDNEIEFDEIKREAGNYSAVKTKSDDPAQLFYTSGSTGAPKGVLHAHRFLLGHIPAYQLYFEMAPKDNDVFYTPADWGWIGAIGDVILPSLYFKKPIVAYRREGKFDPSSNLSIMQKYRVTCSFIPPTALRIIRREIEHPAKEYNLSLRAISAAGEAVGEDLINWAMKELSPNVNEFYGCTEANLVTVNNSLWRKIGSLGKPSAGHKVAVIDEDGKIIIGKIGEIAVKIKDPVVFLGYWKNPEATERKFRGEWFLMGDLGIMDENGYIWFKGRADDVIKVSGYRLGPEEIEKIILQHPSVQDVAVIGKPDKVRGNIIKAFIVLKPGYHPSNELKNQIQQLVKNKLASYAYPREIEFVNELPRTETGKLKRFELRKKEEIRS from the coding sequence ATGGAAATAGATTTAAGAGAGCTTCAATTTTCAACATATGAGGAACTGATAAACAAATTCAATTGGAATATACCGCAAAACTTTAACATAGGAGAAGCTATACTGGACAGGAACAACGAAGATAGTACCGCAATATATTATGAAGACGAAGAAGGAAATAAAGCCTCTTATACCTTTAAGGAATTAAAGTCCTTCTCTGATTCATTAATTAAATTACTTACAGAAAAAATAGGGATAAAAAAAGGAGATGTATTAGGAGTTTTCCTACAACCAAGAGTCGAGACAATATTAACAATTCTTTCAATATATAGGCTTGGAGGAATTACATTATCTATTTCTCCATTGATGGGAACTGAAGCTGTAGAATATAGGATTAAACATAGTGAGGCTAAGGCTATTGTGATGGAAGGTTCAAAAAAGGATATTAGAGAAAAATTAAATAATATTAAAATTATTCTAGTTAATGATGAAGCTAAGCGGGACAATGAAATAGAATTTGACGAAATAAAAAGAGAAGCCGGAAATTATAGTGCTGTAAAGACAAAAAGTGATGATCCGGCTCAGTTATTCTATACCTCTGGTAGCACTGGGGCTCCTAAAGGTGTACTGCATGCTCATAGATTTCTTTTAGGACATATTCCAGCATATCAGCTTTATTTCGAAATGGCACCAAAAGATAATGATGTATTTTATACTCCTGCAGATTGGGGTTGGATAGGAGCTATAGGTGACGTAATTCTTCCTAGTTTATATTTCAAGAAGCCTATTGTTGCTTATAGAAGAGAAGGAAAATTTGATCCTAGCAGTAACCTTTCAATTATGCAGAAGTATAGGGTAACATGTAGTTTTATTCCGCCTACTGCATTAAGGATAATAAGGAGGGAGATTGAACATCCTGCAAAAGAATACAATTTAAGTTTAAGGGCTATTAGCGCTGCTGGGGAAGCAGTAGGAGAAGACTTAATTAATTGGGCTATGAAAGAATTGAGTCCTAACGTAAATGAGTTTTATGGATGTACTGAGGCCAATTTAGTTACTGTAAATAATTCCCTCTGGCGTAAAATAGGTTCCTTAGGCAAACCATCAGCAGGACATAAGGTAGCGGTAATAGATGAAGACGGTAAGATAATAATTGGCAAGATTGGAGAAATAGCTGTTAAGATTAAAGATCCAGTAGTATTTTTAGGTTACTGGAAAAACCCAGAAGCTACTGAGAGAAAATTTAGAGGAGAGTGGTTCTTAATGGGAGATCTTGGAATAATGGATGAAAATGGATATATCTGGTTTAAAGGTAGAGCAGACGATGTGATTAAAGTCTCTGGCTATAGATTGGGACCGGAAGAAATAGAGAAAATAATATTACAACATCCTTCTGTGCAAGACGTCGCAGTTATAGGAAAACCAGATAAGGTAAGAGGAAATATAATTAAAGCTTTCATAGTTCTAAAACCCGGTTATCATCCTTCAAATGAATTGAAAAACCAGATACAACAGTTAGTTAAGAATAAATTAGCATCTTATGCTTATCCTAGGGAGATAGAATTCGTTAATGAGCTCCCTAGAACTGAAACAGGAAAATTAAAAAGATTTGAATTGAGAAAAAAAGAAGAAATAAGATCTTAG
- a CDS encoding MFS transporter: protein MTESELKAGEIIARMDRIPTWALNYIFLGIIGIGELFTFFDIFNINVSFVQTAVTLFHVTPSQAAPLLGPVVLGNLIGYVIGSLSLSPLSDKIGRRDMLVITMLITAIGSAFNAVAFNYLSFLAARVITGIGIGADLAIVNTYIGEVAPTKYRARYVSLVFIFSTIGAFLGIWVGLLLTTPPAPFPNGLPIALGASGIFASAGWRIMYAIGALLAFIGIILRINLPESPRWLISKGRLSDAENIVKKMEEKVTSKGLKLPPLPNVLPQITKSVSVPYSEILTNKLYLKRLAVLLPMWFLAYTTVYSIASGLTSLLTAEGYGVSEAGIISAMGVIGFILVGPIASIFGDHFSRKIWLGIGALLTVFGGMIVALTPNMFIDIIGAIILFFGFNVWIPIAYTWTMESFPTRARTSGFALNDGLGHLGGGLGVVGVTILATILPVLDLFVVIASFLVIAAIIALALGFMTTGKRLDEISP from the coding sequence ATGACTGAAAGTGAATTAAAAGCAGGAGAGATCATAGCAAGAATGGATAGAATTCCTACCTGGGCACTAAATTATATATTTTTAGGGATAATAGGAATAGGAGAATTATTTACTTTTTTCGATATTTTCAATATAAATGTAAGTTTTGTACAAACAGCTGTAACACTTTTCCATGTAACTCCATCTCAAGCAGCACCGCTATTGGGGCCAGTAGTTTTAGGGAACCTAATAGGTTATGTAATAGGTTCGTTATCCTTATCTCCATTATCCGATAAAATAGGAAGGCGAGACATGCTAGTGATAACAATGCTAATAACAGCCATAGGTTCAGCATTTAATGCAGTAGCATTCAATTACTTAAGTTTTCTCGCAGCTAGGGTAATAACCGGAATAGGAATAGGTGCAGATTTAGCTATAGTAAATACATACATTGGAGAAGTAGCTCCTACTAAATATAGAGCCCGATATGTTTCTTTAGTTTTTATTTTCTCGACCATAGGGGCATTCCTAGGGATATGGGTTGGGCTCCTTTTAACTACTCCTCCAGCTCCTTTTCCAAACGGTCTGCCAATAGCATTAGGAGCTTCTGGAATTTTCGCCTCAGCAGGATGGAGAATAATGTATGCTATAGGAGCATTATTGGCCTTTATTGGTATAATTCTAAGGATTAATTTACCAGAATCTCCAAGATGGTTAATTTCTAAAGGTAGATTATCTGATGCTGAAAATATTGTAAAGAAAATGGAAGAAAAAGTAACTAGCAAAGGCTTGAAATTACCTCCACTTCCTAATGTCTTACCACAAATTACTAAATCAGTATCTGTACCCTACTCTGAGATATTGACAAATAAATTGTATCTGAAAAGACTAGCTGTTCTACTTCCAATGTGGTTTTTAGCTTATACTACTGTATATAGTATTGCTTCAGGTCTTACTTCCCTTTTAACTGCAGAAGGTTATGGAGTATCAGAAGCAGGTATTATATCAGCTATGGGAGTAATTGGTTTTATCTTGGTTGGTCCCATCGCGTCAATTTTCGGCGATCATTTTTCTAGAAAGATATGGTTAGGAATCGGGGCATTACTTACTGTGTTTGGAGGAATGATAGTAGCATTAACTCCTAACATGTTTATAGATATTATAGGCGCTATAATTCTTTTCTTTGGTTTTAATGTATGGATTCCAATAGCCTATACATGGACTATGGAAAGTTTTCCAACAAGGGCTAGAACAAGTGGTTTTGCACTTAATGACGGTTTAGGACATTTAGGTGGAGGATTAGGTGTAGTAGGAGTAACTATACTTGCAACAATTCTGCCTGTTCTCGATCTTTTTGTAGTTATAGCTAGCTTTCTAGTTATTGCCGCTATAATAGCCTTAGCATTAGGATTTATGACTACAGGAAAGAGATTGGACGAGATTTCTCCATGA
- a CDS encoding amidohydrolase family protein gives MYHVIDSHVHLGMGNMPSHCYDFLKSIGLENEPKVIIADEEIELDYIVLIPSFPCGNKSCTDGFYSQLKLRKTSSVYLQMGTINPNCNIDVKKELENQYSKGIIGIKLHPVHHYFKPNAYRQEEGNLKNLEIIYSFAEDMKLPIVFHTGTSNTSMSRNKYGDPIYIDDVIKDFPRLKIVLAHSGRPLWTSNAYFMARNYANVYLEISSIPPLKILSYLPGIKEIRDRVIYGSDFPNYKGQTLLGHAKMVISSLGYDSGIMRDNFMKIFKVNFN, from the coding sequence ATGTATCATGTTATTGACTCTCATGTTCATTTAGGTATGGGAAATATGCCTTCGCACTGTTACGACTTTCTTAAAAGTATAGGATTAGAAAATGAACCAAAAGTAATAATTGCTGATGAGGAAATAGAGCTTGATTATATAGTATTAATTCCTTCTTTCCCTTGTGGGAATAAATCCTGCACCGATGGATTTTATTCTCAGCTTAAATTGAGGAAAACTAGTTCAGTATATTTACAGATGGGAACTATAAATCCAAATTGTAATATAGATGTTAAGAAAGAATTGGAAAATCAATATTCTAAGGGCATAATTGGAATAAAGCTTCATCCAGTTCATCATTATTTTAAGCCTAATGCCTATAGACAAGAAGAAGGGAATTTGAAAAATCTTGAAATTATATATTCTTTTGCAGAAGACATGAAATTACCCATTGTTTTTCATACGGGTACAAGCAATACATCGATGTCCAGAAATAAATACGGCGATCCCATATATATTGATGATGTTATTAAGGATTTTCCTAGATTAAAAATAGTTTTAGCCCATTCTGGAAGGCCTTTATGGACCTCTAACGCCTATTTCATGGCAAGAAATTATGCAAACGTATATCTTGAAATTTCATCGATACCTCCATTAAAAATACTTTCTTATTTACCTGGCATAAAGGAAATTAGGGATAGGGTTATTTATGGAAGTGATTTTCCCAATTATAAGGGTCAAACATTATTAGGTCATGCAAAAATGGTAATTTCCTCTTTAGGTTATGATAGTGGAATTATGAGAGATAATTTTATGAAGATATTTAAAGTTAATTTTAATTAA
- a CDS encoding helix-turn-helix domain-containing protein — MNLLNRVKVTIIHEGCWTNLPSLRDIYTINYNVYPEKGYLRSRIIVPKGLRKEVLKMKNYDSIKKINHIHSVDSTILVDFLNTYKDSIAGYLYDNEVLFLGNMIGNGKETWDFITTKNKVNEIINGLSSMGKIVDVKIKDCPRLIPQLSSSQLKVLRYALSNGYLDYPRIMDAEELAKKLNISKITFLYHLRAAERKLIEFYLDYLDDELQ, encoded by the coding sequence ATGAATCTTTTAAACAGAGTTAAAGTTACGATTATTCATGAAGGTTGTTGGACAAATTTACCGAGTCTTAGGGATATATATACTATAAATTATAATGTATATCCAGAAAAGGGATATTTAAGATCAAGAATTATAGTTCCTAAAGGTTTAAGGAAAGAAGTTCTTAAAATGAAAAATTATGATAGTATAAAGAAAATAAATCATATACATTCTGTTGATTCTACAATACTTGTGGATTTTCTTAATACTTATAAAGATTCGATAGCTGGTTACCTTTATGATAATGAAGTTCTTTTCCTAGGGAATATGATAGGAAATGGTAAGGAGACCTGGGATTTTATTACAACTAAAAATAAGGTTAATGAGATAATAAATGGACTCAGTTCCATGGGTAAAATAGTTGACGTAAAAATAAAGGATTGTCCAAGACTTATTCCTCAATTATCTTCATCTCAATTGAAAGTATTAAGATATGCCCTAAGTAATGGGTATTTGGATTATCCTAGAATAATGGACGCTGAGGAATTGGCTAAAAAATTAAATATAAGTAAAATAACTTTTCTATATCATTTAAGAGCTGCAGAAAGAAAATTAATTGAATTTTATTTAGATTACTTAGATGACGAACTACAATAA
- a CDS encoding ATP-binding cassette domain-containing protein translates to MLQAISVSKRYHKDYVLKNINLTLNSGDKVGIVGLHNSGKTVLMKLLAGDEKPSSGKILIDGNKLDKRKIAYIPQIPLFDPILKAKDIIRYVGDEEYLEKVNIDKEKKIKNMSLGEKKRLSLALSLSFSPEYLLIDDITMDEESKEFFLDFIRKFHGGVAVSYHNLKDVWEVIDKIIILSKGSISFIGKKDDIKFKIIKIRNSADVLRFFTKYYMKEGEYVEIWEEFSDNSVEEKLKALGINYDTIEASPDEIFLRFFA, encoded by the coding sequence GTGTTACAAGCAATTAGTGTATCAAAACGATATCATAAAGATTACGTGCTAAAAAATATTAACTTAACGTTAAATTCAGGAGATAAAGTTGGTATAGTTGGTTTGCACAATTCTGGTAAGACTGTACTTATGAAATTATTAGCAGGTGATGAAAAACCGTCTTCTGGGAAGATCCTCATAGATGGAAATAAGCTAGATAAAAGAAAGATTGCATATATTCCTCAAATTCCTCTCTTTGATCCTATACTTAAAGCTAAAGATATAATAAGGTATGTAGGTGATGAGGAATACTTGGAAAAAGTAAATATAGATAAGGAAAAAAAGATAAAAAACATGTCCCTTGGAGAAAAGAAGCGATTGTCACTAGCTTTGTCTTTATCGTTTTCGCCAGAGTATCTTTTAATCGATGATATCACGATGGACGAAGAGTCAAAAGAATTTTTTCTAGATTTTATTAGAAAATTTCACGGAGGAGTAGCAGTTTCTTACCATAATTTGAAGGACGTATGGGAAGTTATAGATAAGATTATAATACTCTCTAAAGGATCTATATCATTTATAGGGAAAAAAGATGATATAAAATTCAAAATAATTAAGATAAGAAATTCAGCCGATGTTCTAAGATTTTTTACTAAATACTATATGAAAGAAGGAGAGTATGTAGAAATATGGGAAGAATTTAGTGATAATAGCGTAGAAGAAAAACTAAAGGCTTTAGGAATAAATTACGATACCATAGAGGCTTCTCCAGATGAGATTTTTCTCCGTTTTTTCGCTTGA
- a CDS encoding DsrE/DsrF/DrsH-like family protein — MSDQYSFFMISGDLEKLYMGFITAIGYVSAGSKVYMFFTMDALKGVTKESEKLVLQNAKPLKYYIDNLLELGESEVELAACEFGMKVKGIYESDLLPNVKISGVSEFAFKSSDSKAVLVF, encoded by the coding sequence TTGTCTGACCAATATTCTTTCTTTATGATATCTGGAGATTTAGAAAAATTGTATATGGGTTTCATTACTGCAATAGGGTATGTGTCTGCTGGAAGTAAGGTATACATGTTCTTTACAATGGATGCATTGAAGGGAGTAACGAAGGAATCGGAAAAATTAGTACTTCAGAACGCTAAACCATTAAAATACTATATTGACAATTTGCTAGAATTAGGTGAAAGCGAAGTGGAATTAGCTGCTTGCGAATTCGGTATGAAGGTAAAGGGTATTTATGAAAGTGATCTTTTACCTAATGTAAAGATTAGTGGAGTCTCAGAGTTTGCTTTTAAAAGCTCTGATTCTAAGGCAGTTTTAGTTTTTTAA
- a CDS encoding acyl--CoA ligase yields MIHLFDEFRKAMNERDIGKIYSILSEANNFNPKYFNWVSEVFEKTEEKTALIWVDMDKNEEKKLTYRDLSLQTNKLLNFLRKEGLKKGDPVYIMTPIIPEQWISLLAVIKGGFIGVPTAINLTEYELNYRFKDLRPKAIIADEVSATKINVDTLKIVIGKKGGWISYDSILDESDSAYPELTYPDDEILNYFTSGTTGLPKRVIHTAVSYPVGSLSTASFIGIKSNDIHANLSAPGWAKFAWSSFFSPFIMGATVLGINYSGKLDPKKYLDTIESFGVNTFCAPPTAWRQFITLKLDYKFDKLREVVSAGEPLNPEVIKIWKDKFGKTIRDFYGQTETTAMIGNFPWDTSEPGSMGKPSPMYDVRLLDDEGKEVKEGLVGHIAVKLDRRPIGLFKGYSDNEKNKASFRNGYYYTGDKAFYTEKGWYFVGRADDIIKTSDYRVGPFEVESALLEHPAVAEAAVVGSPDPNRWQIVKAFVVLKEGYKPSYELALELSNHVKKLLMVYKAPRIIEFVPELPKTISGKIRRNELRKMEEERRKKGEKSENEYFIS; encoded by the coding sequence ATGATACATCTTTTCGACGAGTTTAGGAAAGCGATGAATGAAAGAGATATAGGAAAGATATATTCCATACTTAGTGAGGCAAACAACTTTAATCCGAAGTACTTTAATTGGGTATCAGAAGTCTTCGAAAAGACTGAGGAAAAGACTGCGTTAATTTGGGTGGATATGGATAAGAACGAGGAAAAGAAATTAACTTATAGAGATTTGTCTCTTCAAACTAATAAATTATTGAATTTTCTTAGAAAAGAAGGTTTAAAAAAGGGAGATCCAGTATATATAATGACTCCTATAATTCCAGAGCAATGGATTTCATTATTGGCAGTAATTAAAGGAGGATTCATAGGTGTTCCTACAGCAATTAACTTAACAGAATACGAGCTTAATTATAGATTCAAAGACCTAAGACCGAAAGCAATAATTGCAGACGAAGTTAGTGCTACAAAGATTAATGTGGACACTTTAAAGATAGTAATAGGTAAAAAAGGAGGTTGGATAAGTTATGATTCCATTTTAGACGAAAGTGATAGTGCATATCCAGAACTTACTTATCCTGATGATGAAATTTTGAATTACTTTACCTCTGGAACTACAGGTTTACCTAAGAGGGTAATACATACAGCAGTTAGTTATCCAGTAGGATCTTTATCTACTGCGTCTTTTATAGGCATTAAGAGCAACGATATACATGCTAACCTAAGTGCACCTGGTTGGGCTAAATTTGCCTGGAGTTCGTTCTTTTCTCCGTTTATAATGGGAGCTACTGTTTTAGGTATAAATTATTCCGGTAAATTAGATCCTAAAAAATATTTAGATACTATTGAAAGTTTTGGAGTAAATACCTTTTGTGCTCCTCCAACTGCATGGAGACAATTTATAACATTAAAACTGGATTATAAATTTGATAAATTAAGAGAAGTTGTGTCTGCGGGAGAACCTTTGAATCCTGAAGTAATAAAAATATGGAAAGATAAATTTGGCAAGACTATAAGAGATTTCTACGGCCAAACTGAAACTACTGCAATGATAGGGAACTTTCCTTGGGATACTAGCGAACCAGGTTCTATGGGAAAACCTTCCCCCATGTATGATGTTAGATTATTGGATGACGAAGGTAAAGAAGTGAAGGAAGGGTTAGTAGGTCATATAGCAGTCAAATTAGATAGAAGGCCTATAGGACTTTTTAAGGGTTATTCGGACAATGAGAAAAATAAAGCTTCATTTAGAAACGGCTACTACTATACTGGAGACAAGGCATTTTATACTGAAAAAGGATGGTATTTTGTAGGAAGGGCTGACGATATAATAAAAACTTCAGATTATAGAGTAGGTCCATTCGAAGTTGAAAGCGCTCTCCTAGAGCATCCAGCTGTAGCTGAGGCAGCAGTTGTTGGATCTCCAGATCCTAATAGGTGGCAAATTGTAAAGGCTTTTGTAGTATTGAAAGAAGGATATAAACCATCGTACGAATTAGCCTTAGAACTCTCTAATCACGTCAAAAAACTCCTAATGGTGTATAAAGCGCCTAGAATAATAGAATTTGTTCCAGAGTTACCTAAAACTATTAGCGGTAAGATAAGGAGAAACGAATTAAGAAAAATGGAAGAAGAAAGACGGAAGAAGGGAGAAAAAAGTGAAAATGAGTATTTCATATCATAA
- a CDS encoding peroxiredoxin — protein MVEIGEKIPDLELVDTDLKKVKISDFKGKVVVLAFYPAAFTSVCTKEMCTFRDSLAKFNDINAVVLGVSVDPPFSNKAFKDYNKINFPILSDYNREAVRKLGIDWEFPNLKGYILAKRSVFIIDKDGKVAYKWVSDDPGKEPPYSEIEEKIKELS, from the coding sequence ATGGTAGAAATAGGCGAAAAAATACCTGATTTAGAATTAGTAGATACCGATTTGAAAAAAGTTAAAATATCAGATTTTAAGGGAAAAGTTGTAGTATTAGCTTTTTATCCTGCCGCATTTACTTCAGTATGTACAAAAGAAATGTGTACGTTTAGAGATTCCCTAGCAAAATTTAATGATATAAACGCGGTAGTCTTAGGAGTTAGTGTCGACCCTCCATTTAGCAATAAAGCTTTCAAAGACTATAATAAGATCAATTTCCCTATTTTAAGTGACTACAATAGAGAGGCAGTAAGAAAGCTAGGAATTGATTGGGAATTTCCTAATCTAAAAGGTTATATATTAGCTAAAAGATCGGTATTTATAATTGACAAAGATGGTAAAGTAGCTTATAAATGGGTATCAGACGATCCTGGAAAAGAACCACCATATAGTGAAATAGAAGAAAAAATAAAGGAATTATCCTGA
- a CDS encoding MFS transporter codes for MANNGGKDKNTALKVALSANLGWGFELFDLVVYLYVANTIAPLFFPSSSRIASLLLFLLTIVIGYFARPIGGLFFGHFGDKIGRKRLWFISLLGMGIGTIMMGFLPTYYQIGVLATALLVLLRMLQGFFLAGEWGGGMTLVSEFSPDGLRGLFGGIQQGGAALGLIFAVIANEVALSLAPGNAFGTLGWRIMFWFGAIPLIIALTVRWKVGESVEWLSKVANKPEKVPIITVFKKYWKLVIIATIVLFASGSIYYGIIAYMPTFLELHTDLTAYEIDDVVLATNLIWLFLSPLTGYLSDVTKARKKLIAITGFIIGILVYPMVYLLYSGSYVFAIFAGLLLGFLFAFQYSLFPAWLSENISTNVRYSYIAFSINLGVAFSSFAPYIVTALGILFNNPVIGISAFDVLAAIIGGIIVLLSPPDKVGIKLD; via the coding sequence ATGGCAAATAATGGTGGAAAAGATAAGAATACTGCATTAAAGGTTGCATTATCTGCCAATTTAGGATGGGGATTTGAGCTATTTGATTTAGTAGTTTATTTATATGTGGCTAATACAATAGCACCGCTATTTTTCCCTTCGTCGAGTAGAATAGCGAGTTTACTGCTTTTCCTATTAACCATAGTAATAGGCTATTTTGCTAGACCTATAGGTGGCCTATTTTTCGGACATTTTGGAGATAAAATAGGGAGGAAAAGGTTATGGTTTATTTCGTTATTAGGCATGGGCATAGGCACTATTATGATGGGATTTTTACCTACTTACTATCAAATAGGTGTATTGGCTACTGCGTTATTAGTATTGTTAAGAATGCTGCAAGGTTTCTTTTTAGCCGGAGAATGGGGTGGAGGAATGACTTTGGTTTCAGAATTTTCTCCAGACGGTCTTAGGGGACTATTTGGCGGAATTCAACAAGGAGGAGCCGCTTTAGGCCTAATATTCGCAGTAATAGCTAATGAAGTAGCGTTAAGCCTAGCTCCTGGTAATGCCTTCGGAACTTTAGGCTGGAGAATTATGTTCTGGTTTGGTGCGATACCTCTAATAATAGCTTTAACTGTGAGATGGAAAGTGGGTGAAAGTGTAGAATGGTTATCTAAAGTAGCCAATAAGCCAGAAAAAGTTCCTATAATTACTGTTTTTAAAAAATATTGGAAGCTAGTAATTATTGCAACAATAGTTCTTTTTGCTAGTGGATCAATTTATTACGGAATTATAGCCTACATGCCTACATTTTTGGAACTTCACACAGATTTAACAGCGTACGAAATAGATGATGTTGTACTAGCTACTAATTTAATTTGGTTATTTCTTTCTCCATTAACTGGATATCTAAGTGACGTTACTAAGGCTAGAAAAAAGTTAATAGCAATAACGGGCTTCATAATAGGTATTTTAGTTTATCCTATGGTATATTTATTATACAGTGGATCGTATGTTTTCGCAATATTTGCAGGGTTATTATTAGGTTTTCTATTTGCATTTCAATATTCGCTATTTCCTGCATGGCTATCAGAAAATATATCAACGAATGTTAGGTATTCGTATATAGCCTTTTCCATAAATTTAGGTGTAGCATTTTCGTCTTTTGCACCTTACATAGTAACTGCTCTAGGAATCTTGTTTAACAATCCAGTTATTGGTATATCTGCATTTGACGTTTTAGCTGCTATAATTGGAGGAATTATTGTACTGTTATCTCCTCCAGATAAGGTAGGAATAAAGCTAGACTAA
- a CDS encoding MFS transporter: protein MDYRLRTYIIGNGFGSFGMPLMDMTLLWLLYEILKNPILYIPIASARPIAIILFSSISGYISDKLDRRIILLVFGLLNRIFVIATLISIIFNQPILSIVFFLIRTIGQVNTQLAGSAAFLQILPKDYVQRGMFFNRLVKESLTIIGILIWPFVFYNIGGLVAVIGVVVSLIRSINSNKNRSRR from the coding sequence ATGGATTACCGTTTAAGGACTTATATTATAGGGAATGGTTTCGGATCTTTTGGAATGCCATTAATGGATATGACATTATTATGGTTATTATACGAAATATTGAAAAATCCTATACTTTATATTCCAATTGCATCTGCTAGACCTATAGCCATTATTTTATTTTCTTCAATTTCTGGTTATATTTCAGATAAACTTGATAGAAGAATTATATTATTGGTATTTGGACTTTTGAATAGAATATTTGTAATAGCTACATTAATTTCCATTATTTTCAACCAACCTATACTTTCTATAGTATTTTTCTTAATAAGAACTATAGGTCAAGTTAATACTCAATTGGCAGGTTCTGCGGCGTTTTTGCAAATATTACCCAAAGATTACGTCCAAAGGGGAATGTTTTTTAATAGACTAGTAAAAGAGAGTTTAACAATAATAGGAATATTAATATGGCCTTTCGTTTTTTATAATATTGGCGGATTAGTAGCCGTAATAGGAGTAGTAGTTTCATTAATTAGGTCTATTAATTCAAATAAGAATAGATCTAGGCGGTAG